CATTGTTGTCTTTTAACTTACACATCATTGATAAACTGCATTGAATGTTAAAATCAACTTTAGCTTTAATAAAAATTATACATACAAAGTACTgaagctatatatatatatatacaaagttGGCCTCACTGGAACTCACACTACGGAATTTCAACTAATTCCAAGGTAAGTGCCAACATTTCAGCAGAATGTTCACAGCGTAGAAATTTGACAAAGCTTTCTGCAGAggtaagctacatatatattcacgTTAAATAGTATTCCTGCCGAGGTAATGTATGTATACATTCGCCATTTTGAACTTGCATATGGCTGGCGAAATTGCACCGAAGGTTTGTCTCAACTTGAGCTTCAATATGTTTTGGTATACAGACAAAGTACTGACGCTACATATATACAAAGTTTGCCTCACTCATCCACTTGAATATTTCTTACTGCTTGTTTATTATTTCTCGATAGTTGAATAGCTGTTTTTATAAGTTAATGGTATGATTGGACAGCTCGATGGCATGATGGAAGTAGTGTTCTTAGCTGACACAGTCACACAAGAGAGTGATGTATGAACTATTATATATAACTGAACCAGAGTTCTTGCAGTACATGAACAGTAATCATCCTAGGTAATCTATCAACATGGAGAGAGGGACCAAACAAAGCCCTTTCTTCCTCAGATCACTACACTCGTACAGATGTTTGTCATTGTTATTTCCACCACTGATCACTTCTTGAGCCGCACCAGCAGTCGCCTGCTGCCTCGAACCCGCATCAAGGAAGTACTTGGCCTGCAATATTTCAAGAACAAGCTGTTGTAAGAGACACGTAATTAACATCTGAAGAGAGAAATATATGATAGCTAAATGTTCGCAAACATACCAGCTGGGTTGTGTCCATCTTTTTTGCATCCATCGTTAGAATTGACTTCATCCACATATCATGCATGTTGGTTACCTGTACAAGAAAAGTCATAATCATGTTATACCTAGAAGAAATGCTAAATATTGCTGTTATTTCAACAAGCTATAGCTGACTCGAGGAAGTTTTTGATTACCAACCTTAGGGCCAGCTGCGGAAGAGCAAGCTGTGTCCTGCAAAGAATCATCTTCGTCATCTTCGTCCATCAAGTCCGATGTGATGaacgagtcgtcgtcgtcgcccaaggaatcaaaggaggaagagaagccagaGGAGAAGCTACTCTCAGAGGCTCCACCCCCTTGATGATCCATCTCCTGTCTGTTGTTTGATGACGCCAGGAAGTCGGCAAAGTGCATCGCCCAGCTGCTCTCGCCGGCAGACATGGTTGCTGCCGGGCTGACGCATGAAGAATGTGGTGATGTTGTGTTCTCCATGTCTAGAAATCCGCAAGCTTTCTATAAGCAGACGCGGGATAGCAGCAGTGCTGAAAGGCTCTAGGTGTTGTGTTTTGACGGAATGCTCGGTATGGCTCGTGCTGTCAGTATATATAGCTCCGGCTTCGGCGAGAATGAGCGGATAGGAATAGAAGTATACATGGGTATGAACTGTCTGTCAGACACTGGCGCCCGGTTTAAAAGAAGTGGCGCTGCAGGAATCTTATCGTTGTGGCCTCTATTCTAATGCTGCAATGATCTCTTTAATCGAGAATTATTCTTCACTGCTAGTATTCTCTGCGATCGATCATTGCGACCGATcggctatcatatgtatattcttTTGGTGATTGGGACCGAGGCGGCAGTTGGAATGCATAGCCGGCTCGGCTTGCTTGCTGATGATACATGGAGAGCTACACTCCACCTACTGTAGCTTCTCTCTGCCGATAGGTATCTGATGGCTATCTTTTTCTCTGTGTATTTTTTGCCTGCATCTTTCGTTAACTAATGTACGTTTGTGGTCAGGACCAATGATACATCATCAGTACGAGTATTATCTCGATATCTAAATTTGTGTCACGTTTCCTATGGATGAAAATTAATGGAGCTTCAGTACTGACTTCCTGAGTAGTAATGGCGAAAAAGTGAGCCATAGGAGAGATACGGTACAGTTCATCGTGATCATGCTGGTGCAAGTGTGCTGCCCCTGAACCAATGGCCGTCGGGCACGTCACGGGTTCAATGGAGTTGGTCGTCGATCGCGCTTAATCTGATCCTGTAGCGATCGCGATTACGCGAAGGATTAGAGGATCTGATATATCGCATGTACGAAGCAAATCAACCGTCGGCGTTCATGCCGCGCAGGTCGCGACCATATCCTGGGAAACGTTAGTTTATGTATCTCGTGGGGATTAACTCAGATAAGCATGCTTATTGCTTACCTAGCTTCGGCAATGGTGGTTGCCGGTTGCATGGAC
This region of Lolium perenne isolate Kyuss_39 chromosome 2, Kyuss_2.0, whole genome shotgun sequence genomic DNA includes:
- the LOC127336049 gene encoding uncharacterized protein, translating into MENTTSPHSSCVSPAATMSAGESSWAMHFADFLASSNNRQEMDHQGGGASESSFSSGFSSSFDSLGDDDDSFITSDLMDEDDEDDSLQDTACSSAAGPKVTNMHDMWMKSILTMDAKKMDTTQLAKYFLDAGSRQQATAGAAQEVISGGNNNDKHLYECSDLRKKGLCLVPLSMLIDYLG